The following DNA comes from Leptospira neocaledonica.
TGTAACCAAATGTTTGATCGCCTTATTCTCCGTTTTTTCGCTCAGGTGAGAAACGATAGGTTGCAATTTAAAAGTGGCCGCAATTCCTACTAGACCACTAATAATAGCGATCATCCAAAAGGGCGACTGCCATCCCCAAAGATTGGAGAAAAACACCCCGATCGGAAGACCAAAAACTTGGCTAGCAGCAAATGCTGTCATCACGAGTCCCATCACTCGTCCTCTGGCTTCCATAGGAAATAGATCTGCAATGATAGCAAAGCTGATAGAAGCGATTACACCACCGAAAATTCCGGTGACTATCCTTGCAAATAGTAGAAATTCGTAATTTGGTGCGATTCCACACAGAACCGTCCCAAAAACGAAACCACTATAAAAGAATAGTAGCATCTTTTTACGATCGAATCTGTCCGCAAAACCAGCGGCTAAAATCCCGGAAATCCCAGCGCTGAAAGCATAAGCGGAAACTACCAGACCGAATTTGGTTGTGGAAATTTTCAGCTGATCCATGACCTGAACTCCTAACGGAGATAAGATCATAAAATCAAGCACCACTGTGAATTGGATAAATGCCAATAAGGCGACTACAAAGATTTGGTATTTACTAAACGTAAATTTCATATTTATTCCTTAAACTAGGACCTCAGAACGGATCGTGGGAAATTCATTCTAGCTTGTTTCAAAACGTTTCCCCACCAATACAATTCATTTAATAATTTCTCAGCCGAAGAAGCGTAACGAAATTCCTCCGTGGGTCTTCCGTTATGGAACCTGGCATGAGCCCAATGAAAACTAACACAGTCTCGAATGGTGGTCATCCTTAATTCCGCAAATACGTTGCGAAGTTGCTCCACCGCTCTTAAACCGCCGGAACTTCCTCCATAGGAAACAAATCCAAGAGGCTTCGCATTCCATTCTTCATGAAGTGAGTCAATTGCCAACTTTAAATAAGCAGGATATCCATGGTTATACTCCGGTGTAATTACTACGAAAGCATCCGCTTCCGCAATTCTATCCGAGAATATGGGAAGATCCGAGTCCATATCCTTTGACATGTCCCAAGGTAGGGAAAATTCGGAAAGATCGATTAAATCCGTTTCAAATCTGTAATCTTGTTTTGAGATCTCTTCGAACCATTTTGCAACTGTTTCTCCGAATCTACCTTTTCTGGTACTAGCTAATATAATTCCTAATCTCAGACTTGCGCCGGTACTGATCTTTTCTAATAACATTATAGAACGCCCTTCTTCATTTCAGTGAGCATATTCTACAAGTTAAAGTGAACTTGAAGTAAAGAGTCTGGAGTGGTTTTTTTGCAATTTTTCGGGAAAAAAAATCTAAAATGTTTGTGCTCAAATCCCAGTTTAGATAGAATCTAAACTTAAAGCTTACTTAAAGTTTAGATTCGAGGGAATACTATGGATAAGGATGAATTTTTAAGTATAGGACAGGTCTCCAAAAGAAGCGGAGTAGCCTCCTCTGCATTACGTTTTTATGAAGAAAGAGGACTGATCCGCTCCGTAAGAGCAGGTTCGGGTCATAGGCAATATCCCAGACATGTTTTAAGAAGGATCGCATTCGTTGTATTCGCCCAAAGAGTGGGACTCTCCCTGGACGAGATTGCCGCTGAAATAGCAAAACTTCCCGAAGATCATACTCCTAACGGGCAAGACTGGTCCAAACTTTCCAAAACATGGAGTTTACGTATTGAGGAGAAGATAGCGGAACTTCACAGATTAAAAAACGGACTCTCCGTTTGTATAGGTTGCGGCTGCCTTTCTCTTCTCACTTGTAAATTAGCCAACCCACAAGACAAACTAGGAAGATATGGAAGCGGACCTTTACGTTGGATGGGCAAACCTAAAAAACAAACTTAAACTTCTTGGATCTGAGGAAGTGTAAAGAAGAAGGTTGCCCCCTCGCCTACTTCGCCTTCAGCCCAAACTTTTCCTCCATGTCTAAAAATGATCCTTTGAACGATCGCAAGTCCGATCCCTACACCTTCAAAATCTCTATTATCATGCAATCTTTGAAATACTCCGAAAAGTCTGTCCTGGTATTTCATATTAAAACCCGCTCCGTTATCTTTTACGAAGTACGTATTCTCTCCTTCCGATCCTTTGCATCCTATCTCAATAATGGGCTCTTCTTTTTTAGAAGAATACTTGATCGCATTGGATACCAGATTTACAAAAACTTGAGTTAATAATTCAGAATCTCCCATAGCCGGTAATAATTCGCCAACATGGATCCTATGATTTCCATTTCGAGCATCTGCTTGCAATTCGTATAATGTATGCTGCACAAGATCGGAAACATTTACTATGGTTTTGGTAATTTCCTTCTTACCCATTCTGGAAAGTAGAAGTAGACTATCTATCAGTTTGTCCATCTTCATTGTACTTCCAACGATCACTCCTAGGATTCTTTTCGCCTCATCGTCCAGATCTTTTGTGTAATCTTCCTGCAAAATTTTAGCAAAACCTTCGATTGCGCGTAACGGACCTCTCAAGTCATGAGAAACCGAATAACAGAATGCATCCAATTCCTTATTTGCATTTTCCAATTCTTCGTTTTTCTTTTGAAGATCCTCATTTAGTACATGAAGAGATATCTCCTGCATATGTTTATCTACGAAAAATTTTACCTTGTTTCGGAGTATCTGCGGCTCAAAAGGTTTTGTGATAAAGCTAAATGCTCCTTTTTCGTACCCTTTAAATACGTTCAGATTATCAGTGTATACAGCAGAGATAAAAATAAAAGGTAACCTTGCGGTCTTCTCCTCTTCTCTTAAGATACTTGCGAGTTCGTACCCATCCATTTCAGGCATTTGGATATCCAATAATGCCAAAGCAAAATCATGGTGCAAGGTGGCTTTTAATGCTTCATTACCGCTCAATGCACGGATCAGATCCACATTTAGATCCTTTAACACTGTTTCCAAGGCCACCAGGTTTTCCGGTCGATCGTCTACGATTAATATTTTAGGCTTGGTATTCATAGTTTCACCTACTCAACCATACTCTCATCAAAGAAAGTAACCTTTCCACGTCTACAGGTTTGGAAATATAATCGTTTGCACCTGCATCTATACATTTTTGTCTATCGTCTTTCATTGCCTTGGCAGTGAGAGCGATGATTGGAAGACGATCGTATCTTTTTTCCGATCTTATCCTTCTCATGGTCTCATATCCGTCCATCTCTGGCATCATGATATCCATTAGAACTATATCCATTTCCTGTTGAGAATCCAAGGAACTTAAGGCGGTCTTTCCATTATCCGCCTTAAAAACTTCCATTCCTCTATCTTTTAGAATTTTAGATAATGCGAATACATTTCGCATATCATCATCTACTAGGAGGACTTTCTTTTTCTGGAAAATAGCTTCCTTATCATATAGATTATTTATGATCTTTTGTTTTCCTTCCGGAAGTTTGCTAATGGTCCTATGAAGGAAAAGTGCGGTCTCATCCAATAATCTTTCTTCCGATTTTACACCTTTGATGATGATACTCTCCGCATATTTTTGGAGTTCTGCGTTCTCTTCCCTGGTCAGCTCTTTACCCGTATAGATGATAATAGGGGGCATTGCCTGGCCTTTCGTTTTTTCCAACTCGTAGATGAGTTCGAATCCGCTCATATCGGGAAGTCCTATATCCAAAACGATACAATCGAAATAATTTTCTTGGTAAGCCTTGATCGCGTCTTTACCATTGCTTGCCTCAAAACATTTTACGTCCCCATTCCCGATCAGCTTTCTCATAGCAATCCTGGAATTATCGTCGTCCTCGATGATAAGTAAATTTTTCATCTTTCGATTGATGAAGTTCTCTATCCTGTTAAATGCCTCTTCCAATTCTCTTTTATTTACAGGTTTCACCAAATATTCCACAGCACCTTCTTTAATAGGATCGATGGAATACTCGTTACCCGAGATTACATGGACTGGGATATGCCTCACTTTTGGATTGGATTTAAGTTCATTCAATACGGTATGACCGTTTATCCCTGGAAGATTCAAATCTAAAATAATGGCATTAGGCAGATGTTTTTCCGCAAGTATCAGCCCATCTTCCCCCGTAGATGCCGATAAACATTTAAAGTCCTTATCATGCGCCTGTTTGATCAGAACCGAAGCAAATTTCAGATCATCTTCGATAATCAAAACTACTTTATCATTTTCTGAAATGATTTCCCTGTCGTCTTCCGCGCTCGGTGAATCTATAAATCGAGCTTCTTTGGGAACGGAAGATGGTCTTTGTTCAGTCAAAGGAACTTCTCCTTCGGAGTGAACAGTTCCATTTTCCTTTTTTATCTCTACTGGAATCGAAAGGGAAAAAGTAGACCCCTGATTGATCTTACTTTCTAAGCCTATATAACCTCCTAAAATTTTAGCCAACTCTCTCGATATAGATAAACCTAAGCCTGTTCCTCCAT
Coding sequences within:
- a CDS encoding NADPH-dependent FMN reductase codes for the protein MLLEKISTGASLRLGIILASTRKGRFGETVAKWFEEISKQDYRFETDLIDLSEFSLPWDMSKDMDSDLPIFSDRIAEADAFVVITPEYNHGYPAYLKLAIDSLHEEWNAKPLGFVSYGGSSGGLRAVEQLRNVFAELRMTTIRDCVSFHWAHARFHNGRPTEEFRYASSAEKLLNELYWWGNVLKQARMNFPRSVLRS
- the soxR gene encoding redox-sensitive transcriptional activator SoxR — protein: MDKDEFLSIGQVSKRSGVASSALRFYEERGLIRSVRAGSGHRQYPRHVLRRIAFVVFAQRVGLSLDEIAAEIAKLPEDHTPNGQDWSKLSKTWSLRIEEKIAELHRLKNGLSVCIGCGCLSLLTCKLANPQDKLGRYGSGPLRWMGKPKKQT
- a CDS encoding sensor histidine kinase, which codes for MNTKPKILIVDDRPENLVALETVLKDLNVDLIRALSGNEALKATLHHDFALALLDIQMPEMDGYELASILREEEKTARLPFIFISAVYTDNLNVFKGYEKGAFSFITKPFEPQILRNKVKFFVDKHMQEISLHVLNEDLQKKNEELENANKELDAFCYSVSHDLRGPLRAIEGFAKILQEDYTKDLDDEAKRILGVIVGSTMKMDKLIDSLLLLSRMGKKEITKTIVNVSDLVQHTLYELQADARNGNHRIHVGELLPAMGDSELLTQVFVNLVSNAIKYSSKKEEPIIEIGCKGSEGENTYFVKDNGAGFNMKYQDRLFGVFQRLHDNRDFEGVGIGLAIVQRIIFRHGGKVWAEGEVGEGATFFFTLPQIQEV